In Scophthalmus maximus strain ysfricsl-2021 chromosome 16, ASM2237912v1, whole genome shotgun sequence, the following proteins share a genomic window:
- the crp1 gene encoding pentraxin fusion protein, with the protein MRFAVVLLSVFGLCISLSSGTQVGLQDKVLVFPYETDFSFVALIPQKEMGLTALTLCMRVASELPEERQIILFAYRTADYDELNVWREKDGRISFYMSGDGAFFHLPPLTTFRTSLCLTWESRTGLAAFWVEGKRSTYQVYKPGHTIRPQGTILLGQDPDKHLGGLEAVQSFVGEVTDLNMWDYVLSRSTIQAWHYGHKVPKGNIFDWATIEYELNGNVMVVDDD; encoded by the exons ATG aggTTTGCTGTGGTTTTGCTCagtgtctttggactgtgtaTCAGTCTCTCCTCAGGAACACAAG TGGGTCTGCAGGACAAGGTCCTGGTCTTCCCATATGAGACAGACTTCAGCTTTGTGGCCCTGATCCCGCAGAAGGAGATGGGGCTGACGGCCCTCACACTCTGCATGCGTGTGGCCAGTGAGCTGCCAGAGGAGCGGCAGATCATCCTGTTCGCCTACCGCACGGCCGACTACGATGAACTCAACGTGTGGCGTGAGAAGGACGGCCGCATCTCCTTTTACATGAGCGGTGACGGcgccttctttcacctgccgCCCCTCACCACCTTCCGCACCAGCCTTTGCCTGACCTGGGAGTCTCGCACCGGCCTCGCTGCATTCTGGGTGGAGGGCAAGCGAAGCACCTACCAGGTCTACAAACCTGGCCACACCATCCGTCCACAAGGCACCATCCTCCTGGGGCAGGACCCCGACAAGCACCTGGGGGGTTTGGAGGCCGTGCAGAGCTTCGTCGGGGAGGTGACCGATCTGAACATGTGGGACTATGTGCTCTCTAGGAGCACGATCCAGGCCTGGCACTATGGGCACAAGGTCCCCAAGGGAAACATCTTTGACTGGGCCACTATCGAGTACGAGCTGAACGGGAACGTGATGGTGGTGGACGACGACTGA
- the stub1 gene encoding E3 ubiquitin-protein ligase CHIP: MAGSPEKSSTAQELKEQGNRLFLCRKYQEAATCYSKAINRNPSVAVYYTNRALCHVKLQQHDKALADCKHALELDSQSVKAHFFLGQCHLELENYDEAIGNLQKAYNLAKEQRLNFGDDIPSALRIAKKKRWNSIEDKRINQENELHAYLTKLILAEKERELEEYKEKQDDNQNGGDNAKIASKHDKYLMDMDELFSQVDEKRKKREIPDYLCGKISFELMREPCITPSGITYDRKDIEEHLQRVGHFDPVTRSPLTQDQLIPNLAMKEVIDAFIQENGWVEDY; encoded by the exons ATGGCCGGCAGCCCGGAGAAGAGTTCCACCGcgcaggagctgaaggagcaggGGAACCGGCTGTTCCTCTGCCGCAAGTACCAAGAGGCTGCTACGTGCTACAGCAAAGCTATT AACCGTAATCCATCTGTGGCGGTGTACTACACCAACCGGGCTCTCTGCCacgtgaagctgcagcagcatgacAAGGCTCTGGCCGATTGTAAGCATGCACTGGAGCTGGACAGCCAGTCGGTCAAGGCCCACTTCTTCTTGGGCCAGTGTCACTTGGAGCTGGAGAACTATGATGAGGCCATCGGTAACCTGCAGAAAG catATAACCTGGCAAAAGAGCAGAGGCTGAATTTTGGCGATGACATCCCCAGTGCCTTGCGCATTGCCAAGAAGAAACGCTGGAATAGCATTGAGGATAAGCGCATCAACCAGGAGAACGAGTTGCATGCTTATTTGACCAAACTCATACTGGCTGAGAAGGAAAG AGAACTTGAagaatacaaagaaaaacaggatgACAATCAAAATGGAGGCGATAATGCCAAGATTGCATCAAAACAT GACAAGTATCTAATGGACATGGATGAGCTCTTCTCTCAAGtggatgagaaaagaaaa AAGCGGGAGATTCCAGATTACCTGTGCGGGAAGATCAGTTTTGAGCTGATGAGGGAGCCGTGCATCACACCCAGTGGAATCACCTATGACCGCAAGGACATTGAAGAGCACCTACAG CGAGTGGGTCATTTTGACCCAGTCACCAGGAGCCCCCTGACCCAGGACCAGCTGATCCCCAACCTGGCCATGAAGGAAGTCATCGATGCCTTTATCCAGGAGAACGGCTGGGTGGAGGACTACTGA